The following DNA comes from Haloarchaeobius salinus.
CTGCACCCTCGTCGTCGGGCGACAGTGGCACCATCCCCGGCCAGGTCCGCATGCTCGCCTTCACCGCCTCGGTGTGGAACGGCGCGCGGTAGGCGTCGAGCACGTCAGCCGAGAGCTCGCTCGTACAGCCCGACTCGACGAGCCGGGCGACGTCCAGCGTCTCGGCCGTCTCGACGGCCCGCCGGAACTCGTGCCACACGTCTGGCATCTCCTGTGTCCCGTCGGGAACGCCCGTGTTCATCGCGACGATGCGGTCGAACCGCTCGGGGTGGTGGGCCGCCGCTGCCAGCCCGAGGATACCGCCCCAGTCCTGACAGACGAGCGTGAGGCCGGAGAGGTCGAGTTCCTCGAGGAACGCCACGAGCCAGTCGTAGTGCGCGCCGAAGGAGTAGGCGTCCTCGTCGGTGTACTTCTCCGAGCGACCGAAGCCGACGAAGTCCGGGGCGACCACCCGGCCGCGCTCGGCGAGCGTCGGTACCATCTTCCGGTAGAGGTACGACCACGACGGCTCGCCGTGCAGACAGAGGAACGTCTCCTCGCCGTCGCCCTCGTCCACGTACGCCATCTCCGGCCCGCCGACATCGACGTACTCGGCCTCGTAGTCGTAGCCCGGCAGTCCCTCGAAGCGCGCTTCGGGTGTGCGAACGAGTTCGGCCATGGTGCACGCGACTCTCCCCGGAGGCAAAACCGTTCGGCCGCCACGCGCTGCTGGTCGGTCGTGGGTCCGCGAAAAGTGGGCCGACTCGGATTTGAACCGAGAGCCTCCACCTTATCAGAGTGGCGCTCAACCTGATTGAGCTA
Coding sequences within:
- a CDS encoding haloalkane dehalogenase encodes the protein MAELVRTPEARFEGLPGYDYEAEYVDVGGPEMAYVDEGDGEETFLCLHGEPSWSYLYRKMVPTLAERGRVVAPDFVGFGRSEKYTDEDAYSFGAHYDWLVAFLEELDLSGLTLVCQDWGGILGLAAAAHHPERFDRIVAMNTGVPDGTQEMPDVWHEFRRAVETAETLDVARLVESGCTSELSADVLDAYRAPFHTEAVKASMRTWPGMVPLSPDDEGADVMRATRERLSDWEKPAFVLFSDSDPITGPTRDPLRDFLPTAADQPDVWVEGAGHFLQEDAGEAVADHVVGFVDRT